Proteins from a genomic interval of Methanococcoides sp. AM1:
- a CDS encoding flavodoxin family protein translates to MKILGISGSPTKEGNNEKIISVVLEIAGTKGFETESILLSENKVSPCIACGTCSRGEKCPINDDMQDIYTKLAEADAIVFSSPVYFGGMTAQLKALFDRSVLLRRQGFQLKGKFGAAMAVGGSRNGGQEKTIQSIHDSMLVHGMMPVGDGAHFGGIAQKPVDDDEIGMKTIIDTIENLCETLERLEA, encoded by the coding sequence ATGAAGATACTTGGAATATCCGGAAGCCCTACAAAAGAAGGCAACAATGAGAAGATCATAAGCGTAGTTCTTGAGATAGCAGGAACAAAAGGTTTTGAAACAGAAAGCATACTGCTCTCCGAAAATAAGGTCAGCCCATGCATCGCATGCGGAACCTGTTCACGCGGAGAGAAATGTCCTATCAATGATGACATGCAGGACATATACACCAAGCTTGCAGAAGCAGATGCTATCGTGTTCTCATCACCGGTCTACTTCGGCGGAATGACAGCACAGCTCAAAGCACTGTTCGACAGGAGCGTCCTTCTCAGAAGGCAGGGATTCCAGCTCAAAGGCAAGTTCGGTGCAGCTATGGCCGTTGGTGGATCACGTAACGGCGGACAGGAAAAGACAATCCAGAGCATCCATGACAGCATGCTCGTCCACGGCATGATGCCTGTTGGAGACGGTGCCCACTTTGGAGGCATTGCACAAAAACCGGTGGACGATGATGAGATCGGAATGAAGACGATCATTGACACCATCGAGAACCTTTGTGAGACGCTGGAAAGACTGGAAGCCTGA
- a CDS encoding chloride channel protein gives MNNRFSKLNIKDAIFRRLHSEPGISNNLAVLIGIFTGLTIVAYDLCLKYVEGLFWNGEISGQYYVIFIPAIGGLFVGLVTHLYKDLKRCNVAEVIEGTALHGGRIRIREAFREVLLSIVSIATGGSVGKEAPGILAGAGIGTIFAKAINAPDNRYKIFLGCGASGGIAAAFNAPLAGVVFVVEVIFGELETKTFIPIVLSSVFATLVANLIFEVHPIEVSYYGLVDPIRESGLYLVLGILCGIASVILIRTLYITHDTFRKIPVHPAFKPAIGGLFVGIIGYFYPQVRGIGYDVITEVLANNFTLQLLLILLVLKILAFSFTIGSGNAGGSIVPSMFVGAMLGGAYGTIVHQLFPATTAVSGAYALVGMAATLAGTARAPLTSMLILFELTKDYNLILPLMFACVVSNSISNGLHEESIFTEVLKRRGFTIRRGKEINVMESMLVRGNMRSDVHTISMNDTAKDLLNLMQSSRHAGFPVLDENKKLRGIVTLEDMREKVNYGELTTKISDIATLDPVVAYPDESLDVVLKRLAMKDIGRLPVVSRTDETELLGIITRSDVVKSYNKEIVKSVHEKDVQK, from the coding sequence TTGAACAACAGGTTCTCAAAATTGAACATAAAGGATGCAATATTCAGAAGACTGCATTCAGAACCAGGAATCTCAAATAATCTGGCAGTACTGATAGGTATCTTCACAGGCCTTACTATCGTTGCATATGACCTTTGCCTGAAATATGTGGAAGGTCTGTTCTGGAATGGAGAAATTTCAGGTCAATATTATGTGATATTTATCCCTGCAATTGGGGGGTTGTTCGTCGGGCTCGTGACCCACCTCTACAAGGACCTGAAACGATGCAATGTAGCTGAAGTTATCGAAGGCACTGCATTACACGGAGGAAGAATTCGGATACGTGAAGCTTTCCGGGAAGTCCTTCTGTCCATAGTATCCATAGCAACCGGAGGTTCCGTAGGAAAGGAAGCACCCGGAATACTTGCCGGAGCAGGTATCGGAACCATTTTTGCAAAAGCTATCAATGCGCCCGACAACCGTTACAAGATATTTCTTGGCTGTGGTGCTTCCGGAGGCATAGCTGCTGCATTCAACGCTCCTCTTGCAGGAGTTGTCTTTGTCGTAGAAGTGATATTTGGAGAACTTGAAACAAAGACTTTCATACCCATTGTACTGTCCTCGGTCTTTGCAACACTAGTTGCAAACCTCATTTTCGAAGTACATCCAATAGAAGTTTCCTATTACGGGCTTGTAGACCCCATCAGGGAATCCGGTCTTTATCTTGTTCTGGGCATCCTTTGTGGTATTGCTTCTGTTATACTGATACGAACCCTTTACATCACCCATGATACCTTCCGGAAGATCCCGGTACACCCGGCATTTAAACCAGCCATTGGCGGACTTTTTGTAGGTATCATCGGATACTTTTACCCACAGGTCAGAGGCATAGGATATGATGTGATCACAGAAGTTCTGGCTAATAATTTCACACTTCAGTTGCTGCTGATACTTCTTGTCCTTAAGATCCTGGCCTTTTCATTCACCATTGGATCAGGAAATGCAGGTGGTTCCATCGTTCCTTCTATGTTCGTAGGCGCTATGCTGGGTGGTGCATACGGAACTATCGTGCATCAGCTTTTTCCCGCAACTACCGCCGTTTCCGGAGCTTATGCACTTGTAGGAATGGCAGCAACCCTTGCTGGAACTGCGAGGGCACCTCTAACATCCATGCTGATCCTCTTTGAGCTCACAAAGGACTATAATCTGATCCTCCCACTGATGTTCGCCTGCGTTGTAAGTAACTCAATATCAAATGGTCTTCACGAGGAATCCATATTCACAGAAGTTCTCAAAAGACGTGGATTCACAATTCGCCGGGGAAAAGAGATCAACGTAATGGAATCCATGCTTGTAAGAGGCAATATGAGATCCGATGTCCATACGATCTCAATGAACGACACTGCAAAGGACCTTCTTAACCTCATGCAATCAAGCCGTCATGCAGGATTCCCTGTCCTTGACGAAAATAAAAAACTACGAGGCATTGTCACCCTGGAAGATATGCGGGAAAAAGTGAATTATGGAGAACTTACCACAAAGATCAGTGACATTGCAACCCTTGATCCTGTAGTGGCATATCCCGATGAATCACTGGACGTTGTCCTTAAAAGACTTGCAATGAAGGATATCGGAAGGTTGCCTGTGGTGTCCAGAACTGATGAAACCGAACTGCTGGGAATAATCACAAGAAGTGATGTTGTCAAATCCTATAACAAAGAAATAGTCAAAAGCGTTCACGAGAAGGATGTTCAAAAATGA
- a CDS encoding tRNA (N(6)-L-threonylcarbamoyladenosine(37)-C(2))-methylthiotransferase, translating into MKVHVLTYGCSANQASSEIMIASVRDLGHELVDEKDADVVVINTCTVKYATEQKILFRIEDLGHKGIDVVVTGCMPQVQLEAILEKNPDAHILGVNSIAKIGKVLNVIEDSRSGGSHERVQLLSTEPEGFLKTAHSRFNPNIHICQISQGCNYSCAYCIVTIARGSLRSFDADSIVEDVRMAVSEGCREIWLTSQDNGQYGTDRDVLLPELLGRIVGIPGDFKVRVGMMNPFSVTPIIDDLIEAFRSDKIYKILHLPIQSASNAVLKKMNRFHTIEETNDIISRFKEVFPELTIFTDIIVGYPGESDDDFDRTLEWVKDIRPDKVNISRYTPRPLTKALEYRNIDSRIVVNRSNRLHRLCDEIKLGSKKKMVGWKGEVFVSMDAKVKGVMARTASYKPVVIPEGSVQPGSSCNVEIYDTTSGYFLARLVD; encoded by the coding sequence ATGAAAGTACATGTCCTGACATATGGATGTTCGGCAAATCAGGCATCATCCGAGATCATGATCGCTTCGGTCAGGGATCTTGGGCATGAGCTTGTTGATGAAAAGGATGCCGATGTTGTCGTTATCAACACATGTACTGTGAAGTATGCAACTGAGCAGAAGATCCTCTTCAGGATAGAGGATCTCGGGCATAAGGGCATAGATGTGGTCGTTACCGGTTGCATGCCACAGGTTCAACTGGAAGCTATACTTGAGAAGAACCCTGATGCACATATCCTTGGCGTTAATTCCATTGCAAAGATCGGCAAGGTCCTGAATGTCATCGAAGATTCCCGCAGTGGCGGCTCACATGAAAGGGTACAACTGCTAAGTACCGAACCGGAAGGTTTCCTTAAGACCGCTCATTCAAGGTTCAATCCTAATATTCACATCTGCCAGATATCACAGGGTTGCAATTACAGCTGTGCTTATTGCATCGTAACAATTGCAAGAGGCAGCTTAAGGTCCTTTGATGCGGATTCAATAGTTGAGGATGTTCGCATGGCAGTTTCTGAAGGATGCCGTGAGATCTGGCTGACCTCGCAGGACAACGGCCAGTATGGTACTGACAGGGATGTACTGCTGCCGGAACTTCTGGGACGTATCGTGGGGATCCCCGGTGATTTCAAGGTCCGTGTAGGCATGATGAATCCTTTTTCAGTGACACCTATAATCGATGATCTTATCGAGGCTTTCAGGTCGGACAAAATATACAAGATACTTCACCTGCCGATACAGTCTGCATCGAATGCTGTCCTGAAAAAAATGAATCGTTTCCACACCATAGAAGAAACCAACGACATCATCTCACGCTTTAAGGAAGTCTTCCCGGAACTTACAATATTTACTGATATAATTGTCGGTTATCCCGGGGAGTCCGATGATGATTTCGACAGGACACTTGAATGGGTAAAGGACATCAGGCCGGATAAGGTGAACATATCCCGCTATACCCCACGTCCTCTGACAAAGGCACTTGAATATCGTAATATCGACAGCCGGATCGTTGTGAATAGGTCCAATAGACTTCACCGTCTATGCGATGAGATCAAGTTAGGATCAAAGAAAAAAATGGTCGGCTGGAAAGGTGAGGTTTTCGTATCTATGGATGCAAAGGTAAAAGGAGTGATGGCACGGACAGCTTCCTATAAGCCTGTCGTAATTCCGGAAGGTTCCGTTCAGCCTGGAAGTTCATGCAATGTTGAGATCTACGATACAACATCAGGATATTTCCTTGCAAGGTTAGTAGATTAA
- the glpX gene encoding class II fructose-bisphosphatase — translation MPHPKTAENMMKSAGPIETALLPSLVHVTEAAAIAASYQMGRGNKNYADHVSVEAMRRMLNCLDFKGVIKIGEGERDEAPMLYIGEEVGTGEGDIAVDIAVDPLEGTNLTADGTPGSISVMTMAEPGGLFHGPDVYMDKIVVGSQVVKYEKEHPDEKIDLDAPVAKNLEIVAKALNRDIEELVVVILDRERHESKIKEIRATGARVSLVTDGDLMPGVSTAIRGSGVHVVMGSGGSGEAVLTASAIKILGGKVLARLVLPSVANGMSDEEIEKEKAEKMPRLRTMGITEENINDILDTDKLVPGKDVIFAASGITPGQFLHQVNLFGGGDARVNSISMGSSGVVKFTDSIYIGDKEDTPLRM, via the coding sequence TTGCCTCACCCAAAGACAGCAGAAAACATGATGAAAAGTGCAGGCCCTATTGAGACTGCCTTGTTACCCAGCCTCGTTCACGTTACAGAGGCTGCAGCTATTGCCGCTTCCTATCAAATGGGAAGAGGAAACAAGAACTATGCCGATCACGTTTCTGTGGAAGCCATGCGCAGGATGCTGAACTGTCTTGATTTCAAAGGTGTTATCAAGATCGGTGAGGGAGAACGCGATGAGGCTCCTATGCTGTACATTGGTGAGGAAGTCGGTACCGGTGAAGGTGATATTGCAGTGGATATCGCTGTAGATCCGCTTGAGGGAACGAACCTTACTGCGGATGGGACTCCCGGTTCGATCTCAGTTATGACAATGGCAGAACCCGGTGGATTATTCCACGGTCCGGATGTCTATATGGATAAGATCGTGGTGGGTTCCCAGGTCGTAAAATATGAGAAGGAACACCCCGATGAGAAGATCGACCTTGATGCTCCTGTTGCGAAGAACCTTGAGATCGTTGCAAAGGCACTTAACAGGGACATCGAGGAACTGGTCGTAGTCATCCTTGACAGGGAACGCCACGAGAGCAAGATCAAGGAGATCCGTGCAACCGGTGCACGTGTGAGCCTTGTTACTGACGGTGACCTGATGCCAGGTGTTTCAACGGCTATCAGAGGTTCAGGTGTGCATGTTGTCATGGGTTCAGGCGGTTCAGGTGAGGCAGTCCTTACGGCCTCTGCCATAAAGATACTCGGCGGCAAGGTCCTTGCAAGGCTTGTCCTCCCATCGGTTGCTAACGGAATGTCTGATGAAGAGATCGAAAAGGAAAAGGCAGAGAAAATGCCAAGGCTCAGGACCATGGGTATCACCGAAGAGAACATAAATGATATACTTGACACGGATAAACTTGTGCCCGGCAAGGATGTTATCTTTGCAGCATCAGGTATCACACCGGGTCAGTTCCTGCATCAGGTTAACCTCTTTGGTGGCGGCGATGCAAGGGTGAACAGCATATCTATGGGAAGTTCCGGCGTTGTGAAGTTCACCGATTCCATCTACATCGGGGACAAAGAGGACACTCCGCTTCGTATGTAA
- the cgi121 gene encoding KEOPS complex subunit Cgi121, whose product MKISSLTPMNIRLVEGSLFIDDLRSYLGRLSTMASEHDVIIQGINADKVAGKGHVDSAIKKAMRSMDNGTNVAKDIGVEIMRYASGKRQIGEAFSIGLTEGQMNVLFIVIGETASVESAVESLSGSLGPSSVLDYSDSKKDAIVSQFCITGDELAAVGDEMIPELVLERVALVDVLK is encoded by the coding sequence ATGAAAATATCATCCCTTACACCTATGAATATCCGGCTTGTAGAAGGTTCACTTTTCATTGATGATCTGCGCTCATATCTGGGGAGACTCTCCACAATGGCATCAGAACATGATGTCATCATACAGGGGATCAATGCAGACAAGGTCGCAGGTAAGGGCCATGTGGACAGTGCCATCAAAAAAGCCATGCGTTCTATGGACAACGGTACAAATGTGGCCAAGGATATTGGCGTTGAGATTATGCGCTACGCTTCCGGGAAGAGGCAGATCGGGGAAGCTTTTTCAATTGGTCTTACGGAAGGGCAGATGAATGTGTTATTCATTGTCATCGGGGAAACTGCTTCAGTAGAAAGCGCTGTGGAAAGTCTTTCCGGGTCACTGGGACCTTCATCGGTACTGGATTATTCCGATTCCAAAAAGGATGCTATCGTTTCACAGTTCTGCATCACCGGGGATGAGCTTGCCGCTGTGGGAGATGAAATGATCCCTGAGCTGGTACTGGAACGCGTTGCTCTTGTGGATGTCCTGAAATAA
- the thrC gene encoding threonine synthase, which produces MYHLECIECGQKYTKSEVIYTCKCGGLLDVIYDYSAIEIDMQKLRDETPSVWKYRVLLPIEANPVSIQEGGTPLYRCDRLARKIGIKELYVKHEGLNPSGSFKDRGMTVGVSKAIELGMKTLACASTGNTSASLSTYGAKAGLPVIVLLPEGKVALGKVAQALIHGAKVLSIRGNFDEAVVLVRQLCDEEKIYLLNSINPYRLEGQKTIGHEIIDQLGLNVPDRVVVPVGNAGNVAAIYKGFKEFMELGITDRVPKMTGIQTEGACPVTKAFKIGAEEIVPEKNPETIATAIRIGNPVNAKKALRAIYESGGNSEAVSDEELVQAQKDLAQLEGIGVEPASATSVAGLKKLVDTGIIGRDETVVCVTTGHLLKDPEEVINISTEPIKVDANIEAVRKAVFSK; this is translated from the coding sequence ATGTACCATCTGGAATGCATAGAATGCGGTCAAAAGTATACAAAGTCAGAAGTCATCTATACCTGCAAATGTGGCGGGTTGCTCGATGTTATCTATGACTATTCTGCTATTGAGATCGATATGCAAAAGCTCCGGGATGAAACACCATCTGTATGGAAATACAGGGTATTGTTGCCGATCGAGGCAAATCCTGTCAGCATCCAGGAAGGTGGCACACCACTTTACCGTTGCGATCGCCTTGCCAGGAAGATCGGGATCAAAGAACTGTACGTCAAACATGAAGGTCTGAATCCAAGCGGTTCTTTCAAAGACCGTGGGATGACGGTCGGAGTTTCAAAGGCGATCGAACTTGGGATGAAGACACTTGCATGTGCATCCACAGGAAACACATCTGCATCCCTTTCCACCTACGGTGCTAAGGCCGGTCTGCCTGTTATTGTATTGCTTCCGGAAGGTAAGGTAGCTCTTGGAAAGGTCGCACAGGCATTGATACATGGTGCAAAGGTCTTAAGCATCAGGGGAAATTTTGACGAGGCGGTGGTCCTTGTACGTCAGCTTTGTGATGAAGAGAAGATCTACCTGCTCAATTCTATTAATCCGTACAGGCTTGAAGGCCAGAAGACAATTGGTCATGAGATCATTGACCAGCTTGGTCTCAATGTTCCTGACAGGGTCGTTGTTCCGGTAGGTAATGCAGGAAATGTCGCTGCAATCTACAAAGGATTCAAGGAGTTCATGGAACTTGGGATCACAGACCGTGTCCCGAAAATGACAGGTATCCAGACCGAAGGAGCCTGCCCGGTCACAAAAGCATTCAAAATAGGTGCGGAAGAAATTGTTCCTGAAAAGAACCCGGAGACCATTGCAACGGCAATACGCATAGGTAACCCGGTCAATGCAAAGAAAGCTCTGAGGGCGATCTATGAGTCAGGTGGTAATTCAGAAGCAGTGTCAGACGAAGAGCTTGTACAGGCACAAAAGGATCTTGCACAGCTTGAAGGGATAGGTGTCGAACCTGCGAGTGCAACTTCTGTGGCAGGACTTAAAAAACTTGTAGATACAGGCATTATTGGTCGTGATGAAACGGTCGTTTGTGTCACAACAGGTCATCTGCTAAAGGACCCTGAAGAAGTTATTAATATATCTACAGAACCAATTAAAGTGGATGCTAATATTGAAGCTGTCCGCAAGGCGGTTTTCTCCAAATAA
- the leuS gene encoding leucine--tRNA ligase, with product MQQDYISRDIEQKWQKKWNESGVFEAEPDEREKFFITIPYPYLNGNLHAGHTRTFTIGDVVARHKRMHGYNVLYPMGFHVTGTPIVGLAELIQNQDPQTMKVYSQFHGIPMETLTGLDTPEKIVEYFSVEAEKSMRSIGYSVDWRRKFTTTDPTYKKFIEWQFNLLYEKDLIVKGSHPVKWCPNDNNPVEDHDILHGEEATIIDYTLIKFKYDDIVLPCATLRPETTFGVTNLWINPDLEHVKIKVTFEGMEEFWVVSKEAYHKLTFTDREIEFIEDVDAKSLIGIKVKNPLTGAEVITLPASFVKGENGSGIVMSVPSHAPYDYLAVRDLYDKDLSEYGITEDLRDIKFISLIKVPEFGELPAIEAVEQFNVKDQKDPKAEEATKIVYRREFHGGVLKENTGKYAGMAVSKIKDVLTRDLIEQGLGEVFYEFSEPVVCRCGTPCVVNMVKGQWFLNYSSPEWKDKVYRCIENMDIIPEELRVEFNNKVDWLKDKACARKKGLGTLLPFDKDWLIESLGDSTIYMSYYIIAKFIAQGIETQQLVPALFDYVLLGKGTVEDAEAQSGVSSDILEQIRSDFEYWYPVDLRSSGKDLIPNHLLFFLFHHVALFEEDKWPRAIAINGFVSLEGKKMSKSKGPLLTLNDAITNYGADISRMYILSSAEQMQDADWKNSGIESARKQIDRYYKLAKDIIESGASSGIGSDMKGIDRWMLSRLQQRIHETNEALDTIKTRNALQNSFFLLLNDLKWYQKRGGSILLYDILETWVRLMAPFTPHVCEEIWEAMGKNSMVSLEAYPVYDETLVDNRAEFAEELISSTLSDVDEIIRVTKLTPQKAILYTAPEWKTKAFKIALSMQKEGSLNPGVLIKGLMSDPEMRRYGKEVSKFAQKLVADITSMSEDTFNTLVNFDLDEKIALEENIDFFEKEIGCPVEVYSADNVEYDPENKARFAFPLRPAIYLE from the coding sequence ATGCAACAAGATTATATTTCACGTGATATCGAACAGAAATGGCAGAAAAAATGGAATGAGAGCGGCGTCTTTGAAGCTGAACCTGATGAACGCGAAAAGTTCTTCATAACCATTCCATACCCTTACCTGAACGGGAACCTGCATGCCGGACACACAAGAACATTCACCATCGGAGATGTTGTTGCAAGGCACAAGAGGATGCACGGGTATAACGTCCTGTATCCAATGGGATTCCACGTAACAGGAACACCTATAGTCGGACTTGCCGAACTTATCCAGAACCAGGACCCTCAGACCATGAAGGTATATTCCCAGTTCCACGGCATACCAATGGAAACATTAACGGGACTTGATACCCCTGAAAAGATCGTGGAATACTTCAGTGTGGAAGCTGAGAAATCCATGCGATCAATAGGTTATTCCGTTGACTGGAGACGCAAGTTCACCACCACCGATCCAACTTACAAGAAGTTCATTGAATGGCAATTCAACCTATTATACGAAAAGGACCTGATCGTAAAGGGTTCCCACCCTGTAAAATGGTGTCCTAATGACAACAACCCTGTGGAAGATCACGATATTCTCCACGGTGAAGAGGCAACAATTATTGATTATACCCTTATCAAATTCAAGTACGATGATATCGTATTACCCTGTGCCACCCTCAGGCCTGAAACAACCTTCGGTGTAACGAATCTCTGGATCAATCCTGACCTTGAACATGTCAAGATCAAGGTAACATTCGAAGGCATGGAAGAGTTCTGGGTCGTCAGCAAGGAAGCATACCACAAGCTCACTTTTACTGACAGGGAGATCGAGTTCATCGAAGATGTGGATGCAAAGTCACTTATCGGCATCAAAGTAAAGAACCCGCTTACAGGAGCAGAGGTTATCACTCTTCCAGCATCTTTTGTAAAAGGTGAGAACGGAAGCGGTATTGTAATGAGTGTGCCATCACATGCACCTTATGATTATCTCGCTGTACGTGACCTTTACGACAAGGACCTCAGCGAATATGGTATTACAGAAGACCTTCGAGACATTAAGTTCATTTCACTTATCAAGGTCCCGGAGTTCGGGGAACTTCCAGCCATAGAAGCTGTGGAACAGTTCAACGTTAAGGACCAGAAAGACCCTAAAGCAGAGGAAGCAACAAAGATAGTCTATCGCCGTGAGTTCCATGGTGGTGTGCTTAAAGAGAACACCGGAAAGTATGCGGGAATGGCAGTCTCCAAGATCAAGGATGTACTTACAAGAGATCTTATCGAACAGGGACTTGGAGAAGTCTTCTATGAGTTCAGCGAGCCTGTTGTATGTCGCTGTGGAACTCCCTGTGTTGTCAATATGGTCAAGGGACAGTGGTTCCTGAACTATTCTAGCCCGGAGTGGAAGGATAAGGTCTACCGTTGCATCGAGAATATGGACATCATCCCTGAGGAACTAAGGGTCGAGTTCAATAATAAGGTAGACTGGCTCAAGGACAAAGCATGCGCCAGGAAGAAAGGCCTTGGTACACTTTTGCCATTTGACAAGGACTGGCTTATCGAATCCCTGGGAGATTCCACCATCTACATGTCCTACTATATCATTGCCAAGTTCATAGCACAAGGCATTGAAACGCAGCAGTTAGTTCCTGCACTGTTCGACTATGTCCTTCTTGGAAAAGGAACTGTTGAAGATGCTGAGGCACAGAGTGGTGTCAGTTCAGATATCCTTGAACAGATCCGAAGTGATTTCGAATACTGGTATCCTGTTGACCTGAGATCATCAGGTAAAGATCTGATACCAAACCACCTGCTATTCTTCCTGTTCCACCATGTTGCACTCTTCGAGGAGGATAAATGGCCTCGTGCAATCGCTATCAACGGCTTTGTGTCACTAGAAGGAAAGAAGATGAGCAAGTCCAAGGGGCCTTTGCTTACCCTCAATGATGCAATAACCAATTATGGTGCAGACATATCCAGGATGTACATACTTTCAAGTGCTGAACAGATGCAGGATGCTGACTGGAAGAACAGCGGCATAGAATCTGCAAGAAAGCAGATCGACAGGTATTACAAGCTTGCAAAGGACATCATCGAATCCGGTGCATCATCGGGCATTGGCAGTGATATGAAAGGTATCGACCGGTGGATGCTGAGCAGACTGCAACAACGCATCCATGAAACAAATGAAGCCCTGGATACCATAAAGACAAGAAATGCGTTGCAGAACTCTTTCTTCCTGCTGCTCAATGACCTGAAGTGGTATCAGAAGCGTGGTGGAAGCATACTTCTCTACGATATTCTTGAAACATGGGTACGCCTTATGGCACCGTTCACACCTCACGTCTGTGAAGAAATATGGGAAGCAATGGGCAAGAACAGCATGGTTTCTCTTGAAGCATATCCGGTGTATGATGAAACACTTGTCGACAACCGTGCTGAGTTTGCAGAAGAGCTGATCAGCAGCACACTATCAGATGTTGATGAGATCATAAGGGTTACAAAGCTCACACCGCAGAAAGCGATCCTTTACACAGCACCGGAATGGAAAACAAAAGCCTTCAAGATAGCACTCTCAATGCAGAAGGAAGGCTCTCTTAACCCCGGTGTACTGATAAAGGGATTAATGAGCGACCCGGAAATGAGACGTTATGGAAAAGAAGTATCTAAATTTGCACAGAAACTTGTTGCAGACATAACATCCATGAGCGAGGATACGTTCAACACACTGGTAAACTTCGATCTTGATGAGAAGATCGCCCTTGAAGAGAACATCGATTTCTTTGAAAAGGAAATTGGGTGCCCGGTAGAAGTATATTCAGCTGACAATGTAGAATATGATCCCGAGAACAAAGCGAGGTTTGCTTTCCCATTAAGGCCGGCGATCTATCTGGAATAA
- a CDS encoding ArsR family transcriptional regulator — protein sequence MPKRTRIINDPSELVPLLQTFQSGQHKQVFNLLLVEWMTKGDLEDKMGCDVSESITILKECGLLESQWHMPEPGKKPEKEYHSSYSKVQTNFQCSFEDLSEIIMLTFHPYEEIKDVIEELEELVEKGNHSMSSLTRAMNKSPIYVRSLARRSPKLTVMGQRLKINEETE from the coding sequence ATGCCCAAAAGGACTCGAATTATAAATGATCCCTCAGAACTAGTTCCCCTTCTCCAAACCTTTCAGTCAGGACAACATAAACAGGTCTTCAATCTTCTTTTGGTTGAATGGATGACAAAAGGAGACCTGGAAGACAAAATGGGTTGTGATGTTTCTGAAAGTATCACAATATTGAAAGAATGTGGCTTGCTCGAAAGCCAGTGGCATATGCCAGAACCAGGTAAAAAACCTGAAAAAGAGTACCATTCATCTTATTCCAAAGTGCAGACAAATTTCCAGTGTTCTTTTGAAGACCTAAGTGAAATTATAATGCTCACATTCCACCCTTATGAAGAAATAAAAGATGTAATAGAGGAACTGGAAGAACTTGTGGAAAAAGGCAATCACTCAATGAGCAGCTTGACACGTGCAATGAACAAGAGTCCAATTTATGTTCGTTCTCTGGCAAGAAGGTCACCTAAACTCACTGTTATGGGACAAAGACTCAAGATCAATGAGGAAACTGAATGA